A single window of Hymenobacter sp. APR13 DNA harbors:
- a CDS encoding hydroxymethylglutaryl-CoA reductase, producing the protein MLLKLLYTRGSLHNTPEGVAFSIKNRLDTVRITRIDYVQLDGVKIGVEQIALDLGEGDVRPATIFNADSAGYTLPVGQAATFHLATEHLKEGLHTVQVQFAADPFGDLNVEVEDAIAAQPDKRTRIPRSDQDDYSDDAIRARQQFAEEFSGQQFQHLKHYSFDAHDLQGNCEHFTGVAQIPVGLAGPLRVNGEHADGEFLIPMATTEGTLVASYNRGIQLLNLCGGVKCTVIGDAMQRAPVFVFDDARGARDFGKWVEDNIDLIRPEAESTSRVARLQYIDTYLSNKFAFLRFNYSTGDAAGQNMVGRATFAACSWILEHYKGAPIRHFYLESNFATDKKASQINVMRTRGKRVVAEAVIKRDVLQQRMRVTPEQLAYHGQVSNVGAFISGANNNGAHSANGITALFIATGQDVANVSESSAGVLYSEVTPEGDLYISITIPSLIVATHGGGTGLATQNECLRMLNCVGRGTVNKFAEIVAGVVLAGELSLGSAISSSDWVSSHEQYGRNR; encoded by the coding sequence ATGCTTCTCAAGCTGCTTTACACCCGCGGCAGCCTGCACAACACGCCCGAAGGTGTGGCCTTCAGCATCAAGAACCGCCTCGATACGGTGCGCATCACCCGCATCGACTATGTGCAGCTGGATGGCGTGAAGATTGGCGTGGAGCAGATTGCGCTGGATTTGGGCGAGGGCGACGTGCGGCCCGCCACCATCTTCAACGCCGACAGCGCCGGCTACACGCTGCCCGTAGGCCAGGCTGCTACCTTTCACCTGGCCACCGAACACCTCAAGGAAGGCCTGCATACGGTGCAGGTGCAGTTTGCCGCCGACCCCTTCGGCGACCTGAACGTGGAGGTGGAAGACGCCATTGCCGCCCAGCCCGACAAGCGTACCCGCATCCCGCGCTCCGACCAGGACGACTACTCCGACGACGCCATCCGGGCCCGTCAGCAGTTTGCCGAGGAGTTTTCGGGGCAGCAGTTCCAGCATCTCAAGCACTACTCCTTCGATGCCCACGACCTGCAGGGCAACTGCGAGCATTTCACGGGCGTGGCCCAGATTCCGGTGGGGCTGGCCGGCCCGCTGCGCGTGAATGGCGAGCACGCCGACGGCGAGTTTCTGATTCCGATGGCCACCACTGAAGGTACCTTGGTGGCCAGCTACAACCGCGGCATTCAGCTTCTGAACCTGTGCGGCGGCGTGAAGTGCACCGTCATCGGCGACGCCATGCAGCGGGCCCCGGTGTTCGTGTTCGACGATGCCCGCGGCGCCCGCGACTTTGGCAAGTGGGTGGAAGACAACATCGACCTGATTCGGCCCGAAGCGGAAAGCACCTCCCGCGTGGCCAGGCTGCAGTACATCGACACCTACCTGAGCAACAAGTTCGCCTTCCTGCGCTTCAACTACAGCACCGGCGACGCGGCCGGCCAGAACATGGTGGGCCGCGCCACCTTCGCGGCCTGCTCCTGGATTCTGGAGCATTACAAAGGCGCGCCCATCCGCCACTTCTACCTCGAATCCAACTTCGCCACCGACAAAAAAGCCAGCCAAATTAACGTGATGCGCACCCGCGGCAAGCGCGTGGTGGCCGAGGCCGTTATCAAGCGCGACGTGCTGCAGCAGCGTATGCGCGTGACGCCCGAGCAGCTGGCCTACCACGGGCAGGTCAGCAACGTGGGCGCCTTCATCTCCGGCGCCAACAACAACGGCGCGCACTCGGCCAACGGCATCACGGCCCTGTTCATCGCCACCGGACAGGACGTGGCCAACGTATCAGAATCCTCAGCCGGCGTGCTCTATTCTGAGGTTACGCCCGAAGGCGACCTGTACATCAGCATCACCATCCCAAGCCTGATTGTGGCTACGCACGGCGGCGGCACCGGCCTGGCCACCCAAAACGAGTGCCTGCGCATGCTGAACTGCGTGGGCCGCGGCACGGTGAATAAGTTCGCCGAAATAGTGGCCGGCGTGGTGCTGGCCGGCGAGCTGAGCCTGGGCTCCGCCATCAGCAGCTCCGACTGGGTGAGCAGCCACGAGCAGTACGGCCGCAACCGGTAG
- a CDS encoding energy transducer TonB translates to MKLLLLLPLALLLQHHAATAQITPYTDIDTTGLTRSRPPEQFTARAANQCFQMTTTLPEFPGGTQALTRFVQQQLHFPPLFLRLNVEGWTGVNFLITASGHISQATVYHSLHPAWDEEVLRVVGLLDGRFKPATYNGTPRDASYSLRVPFSIK, encoded by the coding sequence ATGAAACTCCTGCTACTTCTGCCACTGGCTCTGCTTCTCCAGCACCACGCCGCCACCGCCCAAATAACGCCCTACACGGATATTGATACCACAGGACTGACACGCAGCCGGCCACCCGAACAGTTTACGGCCCGCGCGGCAAACCAGTGCTTTCAAATGACGACCACCTTGCCGGAGTTTCCGGGCGGGACGCAAGCCCTGACGCGCTTTGTGCAGCAACAGCTACACTTTCCACCGCTGTTTCTTCGCCTGAACGTAGAAGGCTGGACGGGCGTAAACTTTCTCATCACTGCCAGTGGGCATATAAGCCAGGCAACTGTCTACCACAGCTTACACCCTGCCTGGGACGAAGAAGTGCTCCGGGTCGTTGGCTTGCTCGATGGGCGTTTTAAGCCAGCAACTTATAATGGAACCCCAAGGGATGCCTCGTATTCTCTGCGTGTACCCTTTTCTATAAAGTAG
- a CDS encoding energy transducer TonB, with product MKLLLLLTLLCLLSGEAWAQVKQANTPAAAQPRQKQAQKKPLPGKPHIENPNLSTVTVVSDHGQQVYCLKDTTSRTTPIIYNYVRQMPAFVGGHEAMMAFLGRNLRWPENSGRICVEGRVFVNFIVGKEGRLREFKVLKGLHPLFDAEALRVARLLNGRFTAGTQDGRAVEVYYTVPVTFRIK from the coding sequence ATGAAACTGCTCCTACTCCTGACGCTGCTGTGCCTGCTGAGTGGCGAGGCGTGGGCACAGGTGAAGCAGGCAAATACGCCGGCCGCTGCTCAGCCCCGACAAAAGCAGGCCCAAAAAAAACCGTTACCCGGCAAGCCGCATATCGAAAACCCAAACCTGTCTACAGTCACCGTGGTAAGTGACCATGGGCAGCAGGTGTATTGTCTGAAAGACACCACAAGCCGAACCACGCCCATCATCTACAACTACGTCAGGCAGATGCCGGCTTTTGTGGGTGGGCACGAGGCCATGATGGCGTTTTTGGGCAGAAACCTGCGCTGGCCCGAAAACAGCGGACGGATTTGTGTCGAGGGACGCGTGTTTGTAAACTTTATCGTCGGCAAAGAAGGGCGCTTGCGGGAGTTCAAGGTGCTGAAGGGCCTTCACCCACTATTTGATGCCGAAGCGTTGCGCGTAGCCCGGCTGCTGAATGGACGGTTTACGGCCGGCACCCAGGATGGCCGCGCGGTGGAAGTGTATTATACCGTCCCGGTTACCTTTCGTATCAAATAG
- a CDS encoding energy transducer TonB, with protein sequence MKLLLLLLLSALLASRTQAQSLRPFGPPDDPLWHCFACRYPEYLDGGFEGMLRAIGQNVRFPQQLQQGGRVFVQFTVSEQGQVRNAVVAQSFRPDADSAAVQAVRRLGAFRPALDAQGRPIAVKLTAPIHFSRK encoded by the coding sequence ATGAAACTGCTGCTACTTCTGCTGCTGTCGGCGCTTCTGGCTTCGCGCACGCAGGCGCAAAGCCTCCGCCCGTTCGGCCCGCCGGACGACCCGCTGTGGCACTGCTTTGCGTGCAGGTATCCGGAATATCTCGACGGGGGATTTGAGGGGATGCTGCGGGCAATCGGCCAGAACGTGCGCTTCCCGCAGCAACTGCAGCAGGGTGGCCGGGTATTCGTGCAATTCACCGTCAGCGAGCAAGGGCAGGTGCGCAATGCCGTGGTGGCGCAGTCCTTCCGGCCCGATGCCGATTCGGCCGCCGTACAGGCCGTGCGGCGGCTGGGAGCGTTCAGGCCGGCCCTGGATGCGCAGGGCCGGCCCATTGCCGTGAAGCTGACGGCACCCATCCACTTCAGCCGGAAATAG
- a CDS encoding energy transducer TonB, producing MLPLPILNVHLQPCSENWQQMTPTAQGRHCASCQRTVFDFTDKTQADLEAARAASPDGRLCGRFRAEQLAPPPRLRPRLRRFLVALVLVCGLGLTSQQAIGQFLTRAKPPTTEFQSIADATAEALGLEPVSISRTREYPMTGFITTEPMPVFPGGQDSLMAYMKKTLRYPASAKAEGRMFVNFTITKTGHITQAKVQKGIEPALDAEALRVVRQMPRWIQPSRQRPIEVSYTLPITFSRK from the coding sequence ATGCTACCGCTGCCCATCCTCAATGTGCACCTGCAGCCCTGCTCCGAAAACTGGCAGCAGATGACGCCCACCGCTCAGGGCCGCCACTGCGCCAGCTGCCAGCGCACGGTATTCGACTTCACCGACAAAACTCAAGCCGACCTCGAAGCCGCCCGCGCCGCCTCCCCCGACGGCCGCCTGTGCGGCCGGTTCCGGGCAGAGCAGCTGGCCCCGCCACCCCGCTTGCGCCCCAGGCTGCGGCGGTTTCTGGTGGCGCTGGTGCTGGTGTGTGGCTTAGGTTTGACGAGCCAGCAGGCTATAGGCCAATTTCTTACTCGTGCAAAACCTCCTACAACAGAGTTTCAGTCCATTGCCGATGCTACAGCAGAAGCATTAGGGTTAGAGCCTGTATCAATCTCTCGGACGCGGGAGTATCCTATGACTGGATTCATAACAACCGAACCCATGCCGGTTTTCCCAGGCGGACAGGATTCTCTGATGGCTTACATGAAAAAAACCCTGCGCTACCCTGCTTCCGCGAAAGCAGAAGGCAGAATGTTCGTCAATTTCACCATCACGAAAACAGGGCACATCACGCAGGCCAAAGTGCAGAAAGGTATCGAGCCCGCTTTGGACGCCGAAGCATTGCGGGTGGTGCGTCAAATGCCCCGCTGGATACAGCCGTCCCGGCAGCGCCCGATAGAAGTGAGCTACACGCTGCCCATCACCTTCAGCCGGAAGTAG
- a CDS encoding WG repeat-containing protein: MRRQGKVGFRFTSGSSTVVPPEYDEIRDLHHDGLLLVRQGAKWGVLNAKGRLTLPLEYDAIRATAANGFVLPVVEQAGRFGYLGPDGKLLTPIKYATAAPFAQDVARVTTATGQPGYLDSRGREFWDDK; this comes from the coding sequence GTGCGCCGCCAGGGCAAGGTGGGCTTCCGCTTCACGAGCGGCTCCAGCACCGTGGTGCCGCCCGAGTACGACGAAATCCGGGACCTGCACCACGACGGGCTGCTGCTGGTACGCCAAGGCGCCAAATGGGGCGTGCTCAACGCCAAAGGCCGCCTCACGCTACCGCTGGAGTATGACGCCATCCGGGCCACGGCGGCCAACGGCTTCGTGCTGCCGGTGGTGGAGCAGGCCGGCCGCTTCGGCTACCTCGGCCCCGACGGCAAGCTCCTGACGCCCATCAAATACGCCACCGCCGCGCCCTTCGCGCAGGACGTGGCCCGCGTAACCACCGCCACTGGCCAGCCCGGCTACCTCGACAGCCGCGGCCGGGAGTTCTGGGACGACAAGTAA
- a CDS encoding phytanoyl-CoA dioxygenase family protein: protein MTSLKSYPRFTLGATLTAEQQAFFRQHGFLHFRAFASPEQVQELLRATEAVQQQWLAEGVQKVNGVPIKYGKDVDGAPIVQRFAFASHYSPVLADFLEDARFRALFPLLEAPGGRVGINEKDGLVINHYVNVPGSEFSQMGWHTDSLRDVFYGKRIGPMLNVGFHLDGTPATNGGLRLIPGTHQQPLREMLFRKKYYKDVGPDPHEIAVETEPGDLTVHDGRMWHRVAQSPLVGEVSRRRVMYVPIVAGKYQPKHENSPTPFYLRFLHLVK from the coding sequence ATGACGTCCTTGAAATCTTATCCGCGGTTTACTTTAGGGGCCACGCTCACGGCTGAGCAGCAAGCCTTTTTCCGACAGCACGGCTTCCTTCATTTTCGTGCCTTTGCCAGCCCCGAGCAGGTGCAGGAATTGCTGCGCGCCACCGAGGCGGTGCAGCAGCAGTGGCTGGCCGAAGGGGTGCAGAAGGTAAACGGCGTGCCCATCAAATACGGCAAAGACGTGGATGGCGCGCCCATTGTGCAGCGCTTCGCTTTTGCCTCGCACTACAGCCCCGTGCTGGCCGACTTTCTGGAGGATGCCCGGTTCCGGGCCCTGTTTCCACTGCTGGAAGCGCCCGGCGGCCGCGTCGGCATCAACGAGAAGGACGGTCTCGTCATCAACCACTACGTGAACGTGCCGGGCTCGGAGTTCTCGCAGATGGGCTGGCACACCGACTCGTTGCGCGACGTATTCTACGGCAAGCGCATCGGCCCCATGCTCAACGTAGGCTTCCACCTCGACGGCACCCCTGCCACCAACGGCGGCCTGCGCCTGATTCCGGGCACCCACCAGCAGCCGCTGCGCGAAATGCTGTTCCGCAAAAAATACTACAAAGACGTGGGCCCCGACCCGCACGAAATAGCTGTGGAAACCGAGCCCGGCGACCTGACCGTGCACGACGGCCGCATGTGGCACCGCGTGGCGCAGTCGCCGCTGGTAGGGGAGGTGTCGCGCCGCCGCGTGATGTACGTGCCCATCGTGGCCGGCAAGTACCAGCCCAAGCACGAAAACAGCCCCACGCCGTTCTACCTGCGTTTTCTGCACTTGGTGAAGTAG
- a CDS encoding SDR family NAD(P)-dependent oxidoreductase, with amino-acid sequence MPTALITGASRGIGRAFAAELARRGYNLLLVARSSAQLEEVAAELRQQFKVQAAVLTQDLAAPHAVETVAAWAGSQTQELAVLVNNAGYGLWGRFEDLALEEQQNMLQLNMHVPVALTHRLLPALRRQPRAYILNVASTAAYQAVPTLTLYAASKAFLLSFSRGLRYELRETGVSVTCLSPGATTTDFADRAGMSAGLQETANKVSMTPAQVAQAGIEAMLSGEAELIPGALNKISSKLTGLVPKSLTEKIAAGIYEKHLK; translated from the coding sequence ATGCCTACTGCTCTCATTACCGGCGCCTCCCGCGGCATCGGCCGCGCTTTTGCCGCCGAGCTGGCCCGCCGCGGCTACAACCTGTTGCTGGTGGCCCGCTCCTCGGCGCAGCTGGAAGAAGTGGCCGCCGAGCTGCGGCAGCAGTTCAAGGTGCAGGCCGCCGTGCTAACCCAGGACCTGGCCGCGCCGCACGCCGTGGAAACTGTGGCAGCGTGGGCCGGCAGCCAGACGCAGGAGCTGGCCGTGCTGGTCAACAATGCCGGCTACGGATTGTGGGGGCGCTTTGAGGACCTGGCCCTGGAAGAGCAGCAGAATATGCTGCAGCTGAACATGCACGTGCCGGTGGCCCTCACGCACCGCCTGCTGCCGGCGCTGCGCCGGCAGCCCCGGGCCTATATCCTGAACGTAGCCAGCACCGCCGCCTACCAGGCCGTGCCTACGCTCACGCTCTACGCGGCCAGCAAGGCGTTTCTGCTGAGCTTCTCCCGCGGCCTGCGCTACGAGCTGCGCGAAACCGGCGTGTCGGTCACCTGCCTGAGCCCCGGCGCCACCACCACCGACTTCGCCGACCGCGCCGGCATGAGCGCCGGCCTGCAGGAAACCGCCAACAAGGTATCCATGACGCCCGCGCAGGTGGCCCAGGCTGGCATCGAGGCCATGCTCTCCGGCGAGGCCGAGCTGATTCCGGGCGCGCTGAACAAGATTTCCTCGAAGCTCACTGGCTTGGTGCCCAAGTCGCTGACCGAGAAGATTGCGGCCGGCATCTACGAAAAGCACCTGAAGTAA
- a CDS encoding phosphatase PAP2-related protein yields MPAPTADSAAASLPLRWPAAWRTPGFRARLLLVLALLLALLAALPRFFAYIQARPGVVLPDPLLAALPAHDVSGLVFGTIYLSVVTGLWVLLPRPRLLLRALWAYLLLHVCRCLLLWLLPLEPPVSLVLLQDPLVDQLVYAAPAPITKDLFFSGHTATVVLLALAVGRGRLRTVLLAAAAVVGALVLVQHAHYTYDVLAAPLFAWGCYRVAGRIVA; encoded by the coding sequence ATGCCTGCTCCTACCGCCGATTCTGCTGCTGCCTCCCTCCCTCTACGCTGGCCCGCTGCCTGGCGCACGCCGGGCTTCCGGGCGCGGCTGCTGCTGGTACTGGCGCTGCTGCTGGCACTGCTGGCCGCGTTGCCGCGCTTCTTCGCCTACATCCAGGCCCGCCCCGGCGTGGTGCTGCCCGACCCGCTGCTGGCCGCCCTGCCCGCCCACGACGTGTCGGGACTGGTGTTCGGGACAATCTACCTGAGCGTGGTGACGGGCTTGTGGGTGCTGCTGCCGCGGCCCCGTCTGCTGCTACGGGCGCTGTGGGCGTATCTGCTGCTTCATGTGTGCCGCTGCCTGCTGCTGTGGCTGCTGCCGCTGGAGCCACCCGTGAGCCTAGTGCTGCTCCAGGACCCGCTCGTGGACCAGCTGGTATACGCCGCGCCGGCGCCCATCACCAAAGACCTGTTTTTCTCGGGCCACACCGCCACCGTAGTGCTGCTGGCGCTGGCCGTGGGCCGGGGCCGGCTGCGCACTGTGTTGCTGGCGGCGGCGGCCGTGGTAGGGGCGCTGGTGCTGGTGCAGCACGCGCACTACACCTACGACGTGCTGGCCGCGCCGCTGTTTGCCTGGGGCTGCTACCGGGTGGCTGGGCGGATTGTAGCATAG
- a CDS encoding amidohydrolase encodes MNRLLSVLALTLPLAASAQTTALDARIAKLAAQQEKQVIAWRRDLHEHPELGNQETRTAGIIAAELKRLGLEVQTGVARTGVVGILRGGKPGPVVALRADMDGLPVTESPTLPFASKARTQYNGQEVGVMHACGHDTHVAMLLGAANVLSEMKKDLSGTVKFIFQPAEEGSLPGVTGGAKLMVQEGVLDNPKVDAIFGVHINAQTEVGTLKYRPEGTMASSDVFTIKVKGKSAHGAYPWLAVDPVVTAAQIVVGLQTIISRQTELTQDAAVLTVGMVHGGVRNNIIPEQVELTGTIRTLNKEMQQQIWAAVRRTATNIAESAGATAEVDIVNYAPVTFNEVRLTEQMLPTLRRVAGPEHVVLQKAVTGAEDFAYYQEKVPGFFLFVGGMPKGKDAATTAPHHTPGFFIDESGLTLGVRTLAALAADYLAMKK; translated from the coding sequence ATGAATCGCCTGCTTTCCGTACTTGCCCTCACGCTGCCCCTGGCCGCGTCGGCCCAAACCACCGCCCTCGATGCCCGCATTGCCAAGCTGGCTGCCCAGCAGGAAAAGCAGGTGATTGCCTGGCGCCGCGACCTGCACGAACACCCCGAGCTGGGCAACCAGGAAACCCGCACGGCCGGTATCATTGCGGCGGAGCTGAAGCGGCTAGGCCTGGAAGTGCAGACCGGCGTGGCGCGCACCGGCGTGGTGGGCATCCTGCGCGGCGGCAAGCCCGGCCCCGTAGTGGCTTTGCGCGCTGACATGGACGGCCTGCCCGTAACGGAAAGCCCCACGCTGCCCTTCGCCTCCAAGGCCCGCACCCAGTACAACGGCCAGGAAGTGGGCGTGATGCACGCCTGCGGCCACGACACCCACGTGGCCATGCTGCTGGGCGCCGCCAACGTGCTCAGTGAGATGAAAAAAGACCTCAGCGGCACCGTGAAGTTCATCTTTCAGCCCGCCGAGGAAGGCTCCCTGCCCGGCGTGACCGGCGGCGCCAAGCTGATGGTGCAGGAAGGCGTGCTCGACAACCCCAAAGTCGACGCCATCTTCGGCGTGCACATCAACGCCCAGACCGAGGTAGGCACCCTCAAATACCGCCCCGAGGGTACTATGGCCTCGTCCGACGTGTTTACCATCAAGGTGAAGGGAAAGTCGGCGCACGGCGCGTACCCGTGGCTGGCCGTGGACCCGGTGGTGACGGCGGCGCAGATTGTGGTGGGTTTGCAGACCATCATCAGCCGCCAGACTGAGCTGACGCAGGACGCGGCCGTGCTGACCGTGGGCATGGTGCACGGCGGGGTGCGCAACAACATCATCCCGGAGCAGGTAGAGCTGACCGGCACCATCCGCACCCTCAACAAGGAAATGCAGCAGCAAATCTGGGCCGCTGTGCGCCGTACGGCCACCAACATTGCCGAAAGCGCCGGCGCCACCGCCGAGGTCGACATCGTGAACTACGCGCCCGTGACCTTCAACGAAGTGCGCCTCACCGAGCAGATGCTGCCCACCCTGCGCCGCGTGGCCGGCCCCGAGCACGTGGTGCTGCAGAAGGCCGTCACCGGCGCCGAGGACTTCGCCTACTATCAAGAGAAAGTGCCCGGCTTCTTCCTGTTTGTGGGCGGCATGCCCAAAGGCAAGGACGCCGCTACCACCGCTCCGCACCACACGCCCGGCTTTTTCATCGACGAAAGCGGCCTCACCCTCGGCGTCCGCACCCTGGCCGCCCTCGCCGCCGACTATCTGGCCATGAAAAAGTGA
- a CDS encoding RimK family alpha-L-glutamate ligase, giving the protein MNIALVTCETLAQYAAPNVDDEDNLLTRHLRAQGHHVEPRIWSNPAVDWLSYDAVVLKSPWDYFDRVQEFYAWLNRLDALGVRLLNPVATVRWNADKKYLLDMQQAGVRIVPTHWLTTGTPFDAERVFEALGTERLVVKPAVSGGAKNTFDLTLPEALRRASELTELLRHEDFLAQPFQPEIQTQGEWSLIYLGGEFSHCVLKTPKAGDFRVQHYLGGGIEPQEAPAHLRTTADQIVRDFAKNCLYARVDGVDANGELLLMELELIEPFLYLASDEHSLTRYSQALARMSAD; this is encoded by the coding sequence ATGAACATCGCCCTCGTCACCTGCGAAACTCTGGCGCAATACGCGGCTCCCAACGTCGATGATGAAGACAACCTGCTCACGCGCCACCTGCGGGCGCAGGGCCACCATGTAGAGCCCCGCATCTGGAGCAACCCCGCCGTGGACTGGCTGAGCTACGACGCCGTGGTGCTCAAGTCGCCGTGGGACTACTTCGACCGGGTGCAGGAGTTCTACGCCTGGCTAAACCGGCTGGACGCGCTGGGCGTGCGCCTGCTCAACCCCGTGGCCACCGTGCGCTGGAACGCCGACAAGAAGTACCTGCTCGACATGCAGCAGGCCGGCGTGCGCATCGTGCCCACGCACTGGCTCACCACAGGCACCCCTTTCGACGCCGAAAGGGTGTTTGAAGCCCTCGGCACCGAGCGGCTGGTGGTGAAGCCGGCCGTGAGCGGCGGCGCCAAAAACACCTTCGACCTCACGCTGCCGGAAGCCCTGCGCCGCGCGTCGGAGCTCACCGAACTGCTGCGCCACGAGGACTTTCTGGCCCAGCCCTTCCAGCCCGAAATCCAAACCCAGGGCGAATGGTCGCTCATTTACCTGGGCGGCGAGTTCAGCCACTGCGTGCTGAAAACCCCCAAGGCCGGCGACTTCCGGGTGCAGCATTACCTCGGCGGCGGCATCGAGCCCCAGGAGGCGCCCGCCCACCTGCGCACCACCGCCGACCAGATCGTGCGCGACTTCGCCAAAAACTGCCTCTACGCCCGCGTAGACGGCGTAGATGCCAACGGCGAGCTGCTGCTCATGGAGCTGGAGCTTATCGAGCCCTTCCTCTACCTGGCCTCCGACGAGCACAGCCTCACCCGCTACAGCCAGGCCTTAGCACGGATGTCAGCGGATTAG
- a CDS encoding SDR family oxidoreductase encodes MAVSFSSSASSRWRLDGQLAIVTGASKGIGAAVAAELLGLGATVLAVARQAPDLEAQVADWRAQNLAAYAIAADVSTAAGRQQVLEAAGRLGPALHILVNNVGTNIRKPTIEYSPTEYQHLLATNMESVFGLCQGAYPLLQAAGGASIVNVSSVAGLTHVRTGSIYGMTKAAMNQLGRNLAAEWAPAGIRVNTVAPWYIRTPLAETVLRNPEYLEQVLSRTPARRVGEPEEVAAAVAFLCLPAASYITGQTLSVDGGFSVNGF; translated from the coding sequence ATGGCTGTTTCCTTCTCCTCTTCTGCTTCTTCCCGCTGGCGCCTCGATGGTCAGCTGGCCATCGTCACGGGCGCCTCCAAAGGCATTGGTGCCGCCGTGGCGGCCGAACTGCTGGGCCTGGGCGCTACCGTGCTGGCGGTGGCCCGCCAGGCACCCGACCTGGAAGCCCAGGTGGCCGACTGGCGCGCCCAGAATCTGGCCGCCTACGCCATAGCCGCCGACGTAAGCACCGCGGCCGGCCGGCAGCAGGTGCTGGAGGCCGCGGGCCGGCTTGGCCCGGCTCTGCATATTCTGGTGAACAACGTGGGCACCAACATCCGCAAGCCCACCATCGAGTACAGCCCCACCGAGTACCAGCACCTGCTGGCCACCAACATGGAGTCGGTGTTTGGGCTGTGCCAGGGCGCATATCCGCTGCTGCAGGCGGCTGGCGGCGCCAGCATCGTGAATGTGTCGTCGGTGGCGGGGCTCACGCACGTGCGCACCGGCTCCATCTATGGCATGACCAAGGCCGCCATGAACCAGCTGGGCCGCAACCTGGCCGCCGAGTGGGCCCCGGCCGGCATCCGGGTGAATACGGTGGCGCCGTGGTACATCCGCACGCCGCTGGCCGAAACCGTGCTGCGCAACCCCGAGTACCTGGAGCAGGTTCTGAGCCGCACGCCGGCCCGCCGCGTGGGCGAGCCCGAGGAGGTGGCCGCCGCCGTGGCGTTTCTGTGTCTGCCCGCCGCCAGCTACATCACCGGCCAGACCCTGAGCGTGGACGGCGGCTTCAGCGTGAACGGTTTCTGA